A window of Borrelia sp. A-FGy1 contains these coding sequences:
- a CDS encoding M15 family metallopeptidase — protein sequence MKLLYIFLLMCLVHILILQAINISKQDLESMLNIVKEIDPSLQKQIIKTPITFLKEIKPLLEAEKNNLLLQVNKKFPIPEGYKPTDLVYLKDFKELKDIGKKSLKLRKILIEDLINLIKEASKNGFAIKIVSAYRTKEYQKFLFEHNVKTYGLKLAEKQSAMPNHSQHQLGTAIDFVEINDNLLDTKVGKWIYENSSKYGFSLSYPKNYEKETGYKSEPWHYMYIGKQACIIQKKYFNNFQYKFLKFWNEHKIEISDLIQKYTN from the coding sequence ATGAAATTATTATACATTTTTTTATTAATGTGCTTAGTTCATATCTTAATTTTACAAGCAATCAACATATCAAAACAAGACTTAGAAAGTATGCTTAATATTGTAAAAGAAATAGATCCATCTCTTCAAAAACAAATTATAAAAACCCCAATTACATTTTTAAAAGAGATAAAACCACTCCTTGAAGCAGAAAAGAATAATCTTTTATTGCAAGTAAATAAAAAATTTCCAATCCCCGAAGGATATAAACCAACTGATTTAGTCTATTTAAAAGACTTTAAAGAATTAAAAGATATTGGCAAAAAAAGCTTAAAGTTAAGGAAAATATTAATAGAAGATTTAATTAACCTCATTAAAGAAGCAAGTAAAAATGGGTTTGCTATTAAAATAGTATCAGCATATAGAACAAAAGAATATCAAAAATTTTTATTTGAACACAATGTGAAAACCTACGGATTAAAGCTAGCAGAAAAACAATCAGCAATGCCTAATCATTCGCAACATCAATTAGGAACAGCTATAGATTTCGTCGAAATAAATGATAACTTACTTGACACAAAAGTTGGAAAATGGATTTATGAAAACTCATCAAAATACGGATTTTCTTTATCATATCCAAAGAATTATGAAAAAGAAACTGGATACAAATCAGAGCCTTGGCACTATATGTACATAGGAAAGCAAGCATGTATTATTCAAAAAAAGTATTTTAATAATTTTCAATATAAATTTCTTAAATTTTGGAATGAACACAAAATAGAAATTTCAGATTTAATTCAAAAATATACAAATTAA
- a CDS encoding MATE family efflux transporter — protein sequence MLKKFGNYNSILKELFTLAIPTAFESFLFQLVTFFDNYMISYLGSPQVTGVSLANRINFLFFIIVFGLGTALSAYVSQAFSKKKFEHVKQAFAYALKIGTTIGIAFFYISFIFSKEIVSLFIKEKGSLNFGIDYLKVISVSYIFMSYSFLSAMGFKSSKDIKIPLIVTIVVVLVNIVFNYIFIFVFGMGISGAAYATLISRVIEFIFYLLYNIFNIKSYYHLRLEDFFVTKSVKVANLKILIPVLLHEIGWVLSITILHAFYARLGSSEYASFAVASNILDLCFVLMHGMGVATGVIVGHFMVKDRDHVKALGIFLSIIGVILGFFVALILLLISRVVPVIFGNLDTPELVGVFISIFASIVVFKGFTSQVLVGIFRTSGIPNICFCIEVGVIVFYTLPVAYFLVFFTEFRFPLIVFIVNLEEIIKSVFILIEFFKDNWIREIQYE from the coding sequence ATGCTAAAGAAGTTTGGTAATTATAATTCTATACTAAAAGAACTGTTCACATTAGCTATTCCTACAGCTTTTGAGTCTTTTTTGTTCCAGTTGGTAACTTTTTTTGATAATTATATGATTTCTTATTTAGGATCTCCTCAAGTTACAGGGGTTTCTCTTGCAAATAGGATAAATTTTCTTTTCTTTATTATTGTATTTGGGCTTGGTACTGCTCTTAGTGCTTATGTTTCTCAGGCATTTTCTAAGAAAAAGTTTGAGCATGTAAAACAAGCATTTGCTTATGCTTTGAAAATTGGCACAACTATTGGAATTGCTTTTTTTTACATATCCTTTATTTTCTCAAAAGAAATTGTTAGTCTTTTTATAAAAGAGAAAGGTTCTTTAAATTTTGGAATAGATTATTTAAAAGTTATCTCTGTTTCCTATATTTTTATGTCTTATTCTTTCTTGTCTGCTATGGGCTTTAAAAGTTCTAAGGATATAAAAATACCTTTGATTGTAACTATAGTTGTTGTACTAGTTAATATTGTTTTTAATTACATATTTATTTTTGTATTTGGTATGGGAATAAGCGGAGCAGCGTATGCTACTTTAATCTCTAGGGTTATTGAGTTTATTTTTTATTTGCTTTACAATATTTTTAATATAAAGTCTTATTATCATCTTAGGTTAGAAGATTTTTTTGTTACAAAGAGTGTAAAAGTAGCTAATTTAAAAATACTTATTCCTGTACTACTACATGAGATTGGTTGGGTTTTAAGCATAACTATTTTACATGCTTTTTATGCTCGACTTGGAAGCAGTGAATATGCATCTTTTGCGGTTGCATCTAATATTTTGGATTTGTGTTTTGTTTTAATGCATGGGATGGGAGTTGCGACTGGTGTTATTGTTGGGCATTTTATGGTAAAAGATAGAGATCATGTTAAGGCACTTGGAATATTTTTATCTATTATTGGAGTTATTTTAGGATTTTTTGTAGCCTTGATTCTTCTTTTAATATCTAGAGTTGTTCCTGTTATTTTTGGCAATCTAGATACTCCTGAACTTGTTGGTGTTTTTATTTCTATTTTTGCTAGCATTGTTGTTTTTAAAGGATTTACATCTCAAGTACTTGTTGGCATTTTTAGAACTAGCGGGATTCCAAATATTTGTTTTTGTATTGAAGTAGGAGTAATAGTTTTTTATACATTACCAGTTGCTTATTTTTTGGTTTTTTTTACAGAATTTAGATTTCCATTAATAGTTTTTATTGTTAATCTTGAAGAGATTATTAAAAGCGTATTTATTTTAATAGAATTTTTTAAAGATAATTGGATAAGGGAGATTCAATATGAATAG
- a CDS encoding MATE family efflux transporter — MYSLSESKKSSVYRDLLSIAVPTVIEFFLFNVVSFTDNIMVSYLGDYPVAGVSLANKFFELFITIAFAVMGAYNIMATRQYTKGNIDDFKNTFFISILILLFFSFVFIFISLFYPYFFFGLLSDDLMAISYGIDYLDIAVYSFVFAVVKGIIANSLKIVKITKIQVITSVISVILNVIFNYLFIFMFSMGVVGAAIATTLVRGVELIFYVFYTVFNKNSKFYLEGKNLKINPVIFFQLIRFFIPIFLNEFIWYLGYFGLIAIFARIDTAKYAAYSITFSTYFMGFNVVNAFCFSVNIVMGYEMHNHKKEIMSVAVYLAKIGIVLAILTSFILLVLSFISPYIFYELEYSNLTGVMLRYYSISALFTSLAFQYLFGFFRAGADPNFGAIMEAAVTLIYTIPIAYFLAHYTQFPFEIIVFIPTLEDVIKLGISLPYFYSAKWIKPVKTG, encoded by the coding sequence ATGTATTCGCTAAGCGAATCTAAGAAGAGTAGTGTTTATAGAGACCTTTTAAGTATTGCAGTTCCAACGGTTATTGAATTCTTTTTATTTAATGTTGTTTCATTTACAGATAATATTATGGTATCTTATCTTGGAGACTATCCTGTTGCTGGGGTATCTCTTGCTAATAAATTTTTCGAACTCTTTATTACTATTGCCTTTGCTGTAATGGGAGCCTATAATATAATGGCTACAAGACAATATACTAAGGGTAATATCGATGATTTTAAAAATACCTTTTTTATTAGTATATTAATTCTTCTATTTTTTTCCTTTGTATTTATTTTTATTTCATTATTTTATCCATACTTTTTCTTTGGTTTACTTTCTGATGATTTAATGGCTATCTCTTATGGAATAGATTATCTTGATATTGCTGTTTATTCTTTTGTATTTGCAGTTGTTAAGGGAATTATCGCAAATTCGTTAAAAATTGTTAAAATAACCAAAATTCAGGTTATTACTTCTGTTATTTCTGTTATTTTGAATGTGATTTTTAACTATTTATTTATTTTTATGTTTTCTATGGGAGTAGTGGGAGCTGCTATTGCTACTACATTAGTTCGTGGTGTTGAACTTATTTTTTATGTCTTTTACACTGTTTTTAATAAGAATTCGAAATTTTATCTTGAAGGTAAAAATTTAAAAATCAATCCCGTTATATTTTTTCAATTAATTAGGTTTTTTATTCCAATATTCTTAAATGAGTTTATTTGGTATTTGGGATATTTTGGTTTAATTGCTATTTTTGCAAGAATTGATACTGCTAAGTACGCAGCTTATAGCATAACTTTTTCTACTTATTTTATGGGATTTAATGTAGTTAATGCGTTTTGCTTTTCTGTTAATATTGTAATGGGATATGAAATGCATAATCATAAAAAAGAAATAATGTCTGTTGCAGTATACTTAGCTAAAATAGGAATTGTACTTGCTATTCTTACTTCTTTTATATTATTAGTTTTGTCATTTATTTCTCCATATATTTTTTATGAACTAGAGTATTCAAATCTTACTGGGGTTATGCTAAGGTACTATTCTATTTCAGCTTTATTTACATCCCTTGCATTTCAATATTTATTTGGATTTTTCCGTGCGGGAGCGGATCCAAACTTTGGAGCTATTATGGAAGCTGCTGTAACTTTGATTTATACAATACCTATTGCATATTTCTTGGCACATTACACTCAGTTTCCATTTGAAATCATTGTTTTCATTCCAACTCTTGAAGAT